agactagcaagtgagctttgttatgtgtacagttttcaatattgttagcaagattttaagcaatttaaagcgcgcctttaaagttttgagccAAAAATAACAGATCAATGTacctatatgtattatgtaacttttattggcatttcacttagtaagaatatttgttttctctttattcaggtaatgcagaggagacgtcgagaagattgacaccaaaacatcgccggtatctccaaagtgtcagcgtggatcattatttgttgttggtaatatgtgttAGTGTTAATTAACCTGTTGgttgccacgcctttgttttcccctgctccttagcacgggctgcgtgcgctgttcggtctcgtggttttcatgccgaGGGGTCGgaaagtcgcaccagcccaaaacttgccgcaaggcgcctgttaggcaatgcaccatactACCCTagttcccccttgtcgatgcggtgatggattcttctgtcaccgtgtcagcccggacttgtcagcaatggcaagttccaccttggtcatagatccttcagacgtggcgcgtagagtagtagagagcaacctacgggttgtatggcgtggcagccaacgggttaacttaagtgtatgtatgtatgtgattttaaaatgtggtggaattgtgggtggaggtgggactacaaaaagcaattccttttaatgtttGTGTTTGCTATGTCGCATGCATAATTTGtaatacaaaaaatgtttagttcacgacttgtatattttttacaacttaagttttacataagttatAGGCACGCGATTGATCAACTTCagattcttcaaataaaacttCTATGATGAACCACACACTATCTGCAACTCTTTTGTTACGCCAACTTAAGTTAAAAAGAGAGCTGTTAACATCAAACAATTTTAGAACACCACAAAGTACGTCTCTTTCGTAACTTGCCCTGTAAATGAAGTTCGTCCAAACACTAGAATGTGTCGGAATGCGGAGCGACTAGAGCAATAGTCACCTCTAACATGCGAAATAGGAAAGACCcaaccaaaataagaaaacgtcgCAATGACTTAAGGCTTTTAGGTGGCAAAAAGTCGTACACAATGATTAcccaggttaaaaaaaaattatttccctattaaagatcaacaattcccaGTGATTAGTAACTATTAAGATATGACCGACAAATCTGAACATAGTTATAATATTTAGGAGCGTCcctgtagtaagttggagaagcgtagggtgtggtgtaatattcaggtgccttagtggtgtagtaactcgggatggagtaatacttcggagcttcggtgtagttggtcggagcagcgtaaaTAGCGTTAtaatactcaggtgccttggtagtgtagtacataggggcctcggtgtagtagctaggtgtagcgtaggttgtggtgtagtaaactgaagcctaggtgtagtattccgattcaacgtagtacgaaggagcagccgctgtgtagtaagttggggctGCGTagtacttggccgcctcagttgtagttgtgtagcttagggcagagtaatacttcggggcttcggtgtagagGTTCGGGgaagcacaagttgtggtgggagccttgttggtgtagtacttgggcggctcggtgtagtattcagccgctttggtggtgtaataagttggagcctcggtgtagtagctaggaactaggtaatacttgggagcctcggtgcagCAAGCTGGGGCAACATACGTGTAATACTCCGGTGACTTGGTGGTTttagtacttgggagcttcggtgtagtacgtTTGATgttgtaactcggggcagcatCAGCttcggtgtaatactctggagccttggtggtgtagtaatagtgtgcctcagtgtagtaactggttcttgcgaatgttgtcgttgtgtagcaaggcggcggcgtggtgctttggtatccgccatacccaggagacatcggtacaccagtgatcgacccAGCCTTCAATGATACGGCAAACGGCGACATCACGAAATCACAATCAACTATTcagcaaataatttgaacattaatattcaatatggTACATAAACagataaaatacaaataatttataCAAACTCCgtgaaacagaatatttacccgattgcgtactgataatacgacgaagaatgcactCGGTaacagtgcactgcagtttTTCATCCATGTTTCTTTGCCAGTATTGTTCTCTCCAGCCAATCGCCCTGATACAACAGCATGGTGATCATGTTCCATACAACAGCGAcccaatttgatatcacaaAAGAACGTAACATCTCCAGCctaataaaaatatcacagTAGTACAatttatatgaaataaaatgttcaaggattcttaccaACCAAACGTTCGATCGTGCTTCAAGCTCGGTATTCACTcgataaccaccaaaatctCCTCTCCTTTATTTCCAAACCAAAAGCAACAGCCAAATCCGTGTTTGCGTCCCAACCAACCGACAGCAGCGACGACATTGTCAGTTTAAATCtgctgaaataatttttagattttaattaacatcgctaaaacatgtactgaaataactgtttaccttttgaccatcGTTTAAGGTCAATGCGACCTTGTAGTCTTCGAAAATTGCACCCTCCACATTAGCTTTGAGCAAACCATTAACACTTTCCGCTTTCACCTTCTCGGTTGTCCATTGGCTCAAATATTTAGGAGAACGGAGAACTCGACCTATGTTACCGCCATCAATGTTGCGGAACAGCGCTACGTGCTCGTGGGCATCTTTAAGGGCACCGCTCAGGgattgaaaaagattttcgtttaacacctaacaagaaaataaaggccatTTTTAGAGGAATTCGTAGAACTAAttcacagaaataaattgctagCAGTTTAAATAGACTCTTAGATACTATCGAGCAGGAAGattatcaaatttattcaaCATTCCGTAAAGGTGTTATCATTGAGACTTTTAAAGACAAATTTCGCTTGgcataaaatgtttacctgtggCAATAACGCACTTGTCGTCAAGTGCGGCTTGCAGACCGACAATGTCAAGTTTAACGGCGCGGTGTACACGTACGAATATGTTATCTTTGCTATTCAATTCGACGCGATTGCAGTCGAATTCGTCTTGTTCGAAAGACAGACAAGGAACGAAAACAAGTCATTAGTACATGTTGcacaaaattacaataataaagAACTCACCTTCACTTTTTGCCGTTACACTGTTTGAAACGAAGTTTATTCGAAACTTCGGGGTTGCCGTGTTGGGTGTCGCTCGTGTCGTGTTGTCGTCAAGCTTACTTGACTGATTTCTGTTGTACTTTGGCGATCCAGTGTAGAATTCGACAGCTTTGGTgatgtaataagctggagcctcggtgtcgtaggttggggcagcatacgtagttgcgTAGTCTCAGtaggtgcctcggtgtagtacctcgaggagcagcacaagttgtggtgtaataatctcGATCCTTGGTGGTTTAACTGTAAACCCAACAGtgcaacctcggtgtagtatctggtcattgcgtatgttgttgtgtagaaggcggtggcgttgcggtttggtatccgccttaTCCAGGAGAcgtcggtacaccagtggtcgacccagccatcgacgatacaacaacaaatagcAGCGTGACggcatagttaactagacaatattaaatattcaacattAACGGACAcattatcaaatagaaaaaatggaaattgataCAACATTCCATGTATAAATACAGATTATTTACCCGTGATTGCGACCTggtaatacgacgaagaatgcagttgttgccgggtcggagatgctcactcgattgacttctgttgccttttctctttccttttgaaagattttctctcgtggtcgacatcaacgatacaacacccaacagcaacacaatGCCATAATTAACTATGCAATAAACAatgggaaattatttttcgaaggTAACTTAGTCGTATCAAGAACTAATAACAAGATAGAATAGATTTacgactcgaaataaaaatgaacatttacccatgattgcgaactgatattACGACGAAATATggagttgttgccgtgtcggagatgctcactcgactgatccctgtcaaattttctctcgccttttatacaattttttctcacccctcctcttaagcctaatggctattttacctttttgataatgaagcaaaacgtcccgttctcacccaacctctacactatgccTGACaccttttacgtaatgatctccatgaccttcgattgaaatgcaaactggcctttccttctgcaggtgactttgccggggatgggtctacaataaccaatatcaaaatgaataccaaatagcttacacttgcggctattgtaccttttTGATTATGAAgcaacacgtgtcattctcacccaacctctacactactgcatgacacgttttacgtaatgatctccgtgaccttcgagcgtcaaGGTCATAGAAAccggcctttttctttctgcaggttaacgttgctggggatgggtctacaaaaaccaatatcaaaataaatatcaaatcataaatgatAATGGCTTAAATTTTAGTCACTTTAAAAATAccacatttgacatttgagtcatttgactcgtttcttcggtgaatgaataaatcttccatttcgaaccgtttgaaagacagtcggcttttttttttaaatattctactgcaaacttttctaagtttcaaacacataATCCTTGCACCTGCAGTCggagaagaaaatctaaaaaaaaaagataaacaaggtaaattattaatataaaaaaatacaaatcaaagcTTCTCATAAAACGgttgaataaaatgaataaaatcaataaaataagaaattagacGCAATTGCTAAAGCTCGATAGACTGTCAGAGTTCGTCCGCTACGTTCACAACGCATAACTCAAAAATGAACTTAAATGATCCTAAATAACCACCCAGGAGAAGCAGGGGGAATCGTATTTCCACAACTGATTTAGGAGTATCTAAAacgcaaatcaaatgattgattgacaatACCTGAACTCTAGGGCTATGCATTTTGTAACCGCAAATCAACAATGAGCTCCTACTAGCAGCTATTTAACAataatgaataacatttacaggagCTACCCTTACCCTGTCTTTTACATTGACAGGTCTACCATCTTGAATAGTTGATTACCGCCAGAACTATCGCGTGTCGTTTGATGCTGTatgaacaaaagggaaaaaaatttcaccctGTTACATGACCAACGCGTTTCTGCCACAATAAAGTATGCGCAAATAAAACAATGTTTTGACACTCGCTTTGTTTTCATTGCTAAGCagtaaaatgtgttgaaattcgGGTTTTGCTCTTCACACCGAACGTAGACGGAAAGGACTCGGCTCGGATATAGTAAAGGATCGTTGGCTGCAAACaaattcacattattttctgcAAAAGCAAAAGCTTCATGTCGTATCTAGCATTAGGGGCCTaccttttttaatgtttttttttttcatttggtttagcGTTTCGTTCAGTGACTCCTGGTCACCAAAACCCCTCAATAGGAAACACCTCCGCGTCATCTGGGTaatacaaacaattgaatCAGTAGCTTTAGCAATTTGACTAACGTGTAATTACTTACCCTCGTTTAAGCCTCGACGAAATGGCAACCCTAAAGGTTTCAGGATTGTCCGGGCCGCTCAAAGGAGGCGTTGTTCTCgatttaaattcttattttaacagaCCGTCCGGTTCAAACTGCAGCCAGTCAAGcagggggagacactgcccgactgactttaccagggagattacccggccatggttaagagaaaccggaaaaagagcaaaGAGAGACGAGGAACAGTTTTTAAGAGAGCAATGCATCATAGTAGGCTTTCggcagcgagtgagtgaccaccggcgggcgttggttagtggttatttagggaaacggggccactgaagaagggagcccagatatgcacttgtaatttgtctacatctacataatttattgacgagtcttgaatttcagcaacctctCCTCAGTTTTGCCAATGGATCGAGTCTATGGAACGGCAGCAAAcgattaaactgaaaaaagaatagagatctTAATTAAAAGTCAATAACTGAACGAAACATCAAGCATTAGGCCTACCTCAACGccggtacaggtagcaagagacgacatgtCAAGCCGATAAAACAAGAccgacagccatcaggcaacATTGACTATTTAACCCAACTGTTCAACACTGCATatactgcatggacaccaacataggCAAATGACACATTTATAAATATGAGCTAAAAATTGTGTCGCTACTACTACCACCATGATCTAagatattgaaatgaaaaagtctCTACAATTGGGAATTAAAAGCTTTTAAAGTCTAAACAGTGCACTTGAAATTTGAGAGACATTCTAAAAGACGAACGACTCAACAAAAGCGAAGAGAGAATAAAACAGACGATATAGCCTACGACATTCTTCTACAAGGTGTCACTGATGAGCAAGGCAAATAGGCGTCAGCACTCGTTCTCGGCTGTAATACTGTAAAGATACCGTAAATAAATTTACACTAACCAACTTCTGTTGAATGAATGGTGATATCTTGGTGATGTCTCTAATAAACTCCACAAGTCGTTAGTAGCGTCTCTCTGTAATCTTGTTCTCAACCTGTTGGTTGGTTGAGCAACTCCATGGGATCTTGGTGATCTGATAATCCCCGGCGTTCTACTGCTGACAAccttaaattaaattaaatgttaaaagaacCAATTTAGTAAATGAATTATTCGTCTTACGTAGAAGTCAGAGCGACATTGGTGGTGGCACGAGCCGTCGTGGAAGCTGTAGCAGATGCACAAGCCACTGAGGTCCAAACCGTTAACTTGATTGGTTAGTTACTGCTTCGTGGCTGATGACCACGAGTCAGCATCTGCTCCTGGGCTGCTCTTGAATAACAGCTAGTTATTGAGTGAGAGAACCACCAAAGATTCTGCACCACGGTCTTCAGATCTCGCGGTATCTGTATCACTAACATTTTGGTGCAGTCTGTTGCTGTTGGCCAGATGGTCGATGCATCGCTCGTTCCAAACGGGGAAGCTGATCAAGCAGGTGCAAGAGTTTAAGAGCTGAGCTGAAACTGACAGTTTCAGTTCTTTTAACAATAAAGTAGCTTTGTTCTTGTTCCGTCACCGGATGCAGCAGGGTGGTCTTGGGCCTGCGCTTAAGCTGATTGGGCGGTTATCATGGGCTGGAGCCTAGGGCAACTAGCCCAGGCTAGGCGGGTCCCGAAGCGGAACCGACTTTCATCTTAACAACTTAAGATGTTTCATCGTCTTTGGGGATATGAAATAGGTCCATAGGGCTTCCAGTTGCTTCGGCTGCGTAGACACCAACGACGTCAACTTGTTCCCAGGCAATTCAACTTTCCAGCAGGATGTGTTTTAGGCGGGCAACCTTAAGTTGGTGAATGGTGTTCTTAGGTAGTACGTTGGGCGATCAGCTGTTTGGGCTTTTAGTTCCGCTTTGGGTTTCTCTTCAGTTCTTTAAATCAGGTGGTCGTACTGGCAGCAGTTGTTTCGATCTTCTCGTGGAAGTGCTCATCAATAACCCAAAGATCCAAGCAATCTTTATTCTTCTGTGATAGTTGGTGGCAACAATTTGGGCGCTTCCGCTATCTTGCGTTTACAGGTATAGAGAGAAGAGTTGCGCACTATAAACGGCCCGTCCATCTGATAGAGAAACGAAAGAGTTCAAGcaatacaaaatttgaatcagttaaatagaaataatttactgGTTTCTGTTGCAATGTTCTGTATAAATGCTGGATCAGGACATCCACCAGTCCTCACTGTATGAATTTTATCAAGAACCTCCTGCGAATTTTCCAGGTTGTTAATTTAACAACATACAACAGTGTATGTTTTCTTCGAAGTCTGGGGGAGGGGAAAAATTATGTTGCTAAGGGATTCTTGTTATTGATAAATTTCGTGCAGTATTGAAATAGATGAGACAGAAAGTATGAATGTTCCTTTAAGGGCTTGATAAGAGGTTGTCTGATATAAGCTGGACTTGGTGGTGATGTCTCTAATTccaaattcctttttccagTTTCTTCAATGATCATAATAACAACCTTGTAATCAACTCTGTTTAGTTTACTGATAGCAGGTTGGGTTCGAAGCAGTAAAACTATTCCTATAACACTGTTAAGATATACTCCCCTCCTCCTTCACATAAAcgaaaaagttattttaaaaatttgtcacAATATattacatttcaatttttaccttAGGCCTCACTTAATGAGGGGTTATTGTGAACTTGTGATTAAGAAGTTAAGAAcagaataaaattgttttgccCACATTGGGTGTATCAGTTTCCAATATTTTGTCATTATTAATTCCTTAATTGAGAATTcctattgaaaacaaaagttctTTTCAACATGATCTAGCCtatatcttttgttttcaatcaaTGACTATATCAAGTTTGAGTCAATGCTGTATTACTGTATTTATCAATTATcaccaagaagaaagaaataagaacaCCActtgtttgaattatttcagggCACGCAGTCGacgtttttttactttgcatTTCACTCCGTTCAGTGGCACTACTGGTTCGGTTTTGCCAGAGGGTTAAAAAAAGTGTAACGCGTTGTGTGCTATTATAATCACTACAACCATGACTACACTACATAAAGCGTCTTTTTCTAAAGAAATTCATACCCCTGAATTAGAATCGATACCTTATATAATCTAATGAAAAATTCGAGCAAATTGTCAGTCGATTATTGTCAATTGGGCATTTCGTATGATCAACATTCAAAGGGATCCGACAATTTCttcctccaacatgaaacaGGTGATATAGGTGTAATGTTTTTGGTTGTTCAACAGAAATGAGTTCCTTATGGAAGTAATCTCCACCCAGACtcgatcgtctttttttaagttcagGGTCGATTGAAGGGTTAACTGACTATATTGATGACTGACGACATTTTCCTCTTCAACCAAAGCAAATCCGATTTTCTCCCCATTTAAATGCAGAGCAACTTCTAAGTAAGCAGAAGAATTAGAAGATGAAAATCGCGCCATTCCCCCGAAtgtgaagaaataaattcccggtAGTGGTGCCGTAAATGTCCCTGATGTCAAATCCATGGCATTTCCTTGGTTCACCCGagcaaaatcaaaaggaattgGAGTTCTGGGTGTGtaaaatgaatcatttttttggacgtagaaatggacgggcgcCGATTTAACGTCAGCGTATCCGATCAATTTCTGCAAATCTGCGAATATAAGaattataatataaataacCCAGGAACGTAAACATATCGTAGGCCtaccattttcatttggatAAAAATCACAGTACaccatttccatcttttccgATCCCTTCACCAAAAAGAATCCGCTCAATTTATATGTCCCATTCGATTAAGATCTTTACAGTTGGTTGGCATTTTACCAATATCTGCAATTTCATTCGTTCGggcttcgaaagaaaattcagattttatttttttgtcatataaaactaaactttttatttataattttatacCTTTTAATATTGCTAACAAATATACGACAGCGGAATTCGTGCTGCTCAAATCCGTTCTCGTTGTGGCCAAATCAGTTGTTATAGTTTCCAGTTGACCTGAAGTTGCTGAACCATTTCCTTCGTCTTAATTAAAACAATCTTAATTTATTAGAATATAAAATATACCTTTCAGTTCTTCTCTCAGATTGGATTCGGTGCCTTTTGGATAGCTAAACCATTGCGAATTTTCTACAAAATCAcagggaacaaaaaaaaaaatctctttgtaaatctgaaatattttgttagaaaaaaataataatataaatttaacaTAGGTTGAAGAGAAAGCAATGTATCGGCTTTTTAGCATATAGTAgaactatttaaaatatatttttataaagatAATTTAGTTCTCCCATCTATTTAATATCCGGTTTACCTTTGAGTTCCATGGACAAGTTTTCGACGCTGATCTTCATTTcgttcaattctttttcagtcgctaaattaaaattgaaatttagtatttttctcattttcaatatAACACTAAtaccatttaattttaatgataaatCATAGATGGTTATGTTGAAATCTTCCCTCGTTTTTTCTAATTCGGATTTCGATTTCAACAACTCCTGTTTAGTGCCTGTAATCgcatgtttttgtttaatttaggatttatttaattccagaataattcaaaatatacCTTCTAATTGATTAGTTACAACACTTCTCACAACACTCAGTTCCGTATTTGTTTTCTCCAAGTTCATCAGAGTTGTGTTTAAGAGTTCTCTCATGTCTGCAAACCAATTTAATTATTGTGAATTAAATGTTTCGTTAAGTCTACAAATTGTTTCAAACCTTTCAGTTCGTCCTTTAAATGGTTCCATTCATCAGTGACGGTCAATTCTGCGTGTTCCACAAATTTAATAGGCGCCGACAGTTCTGCGTTCGTGTAACGGACACGAACATTGCGATCCTGAAACGATTGAGAGTCACGAAATTTGCCCAAATTGATTCTGCTTAGTTGCATAGGTTTCGGTACGAATTTCTCTCCGTCCCATTGGACGTGACCTCTGCTTTCTTGTAATAGCTTTTCCAcgtcttctttcaaaatttcatcCCGCCGGGAACTATCGGAATTGTTTGCTAATTTTTCTGAAATCGCCGAACTGATTCTGTCCACGTCAGCCCAACTGTTTGAGTCGTATTTGTGTTgcattctttctttattctctaAATTTCTGGCGTATCtattcaaacttttctttgcaTTTTCCCTCATCTCGCTCTGTCGTTCGGTATTCTGCGTGTTACTATTTTCTACTCCGACTTTGGCGCTACCACTAAATCCGTACCCTTGCCCACTGACTTCCGTGTCAACTTCGTTGGTTTTAGAATTGCCATCTGCAATTTGATTGCGGCTAAATTGCTCTTCTTCTGTTGCTTTTGATCTACTCGTTTCATTTAGATTCGCATCTTTCGATTGATTTACGCGACGAGTTTGTTCCTCTTGACTTTTCTCCGCGTCTTTATTACTCGAAGCCAATTTTTCGATTATTTCCGATTGCTTCTCCGCTTTTTGAAACATATCTGCTAGTTTCTTTTGAGTTTCCATGTCCAGTTTgttaataatttcattcaaagttttcgtcgttttGTCCGGTCGGTAATTGTCCTCATTCCAGAAAACAGAGTCCCACATCTTTTCACTTGGTTCTTTGATGGTCATCCTGGAAGTGATCAGCAAAtcctttaaaatattcaaaatatgaGACTCCGTGTCCGGAGATCCGACCTCGGAGTCGTCGAATGTGTCCATTCGGATGTTGGTGGCCGTTTCCGTCAGCATTTTCTTCTCGTCATTGGCCGTaagaaaaacttcttttttgtctccaaatttctgtaaaagaCTAGTGACCATTTGACCGGAAGTGACGCTGTCTATGCTAATGGTCGTCTGTTTGGTTTGCGACGTCTGCGACGACAAACTGTAGAGGAGTTTTAAATGGTCGAATTGGGTTGGATCGGATTGCATTTCTTCGGCCAGTTCGTCGCAGACTTCTTGGTCGTaacacaacaaagaaaaccACAGGGTCTTGCTCTTGTCATAATTCGTCCACTCAGGATAAAGCGAATAATCCACTGTAGGTCTTTTGCTGGTGAGAATGACCTTCTCCAAGGGAATGACTCTCACTTTATTGGTTAAAATTTCTTGGCCGACGATTTCCTTCAAATGTTTCACAACTTCACTTTGAACTTTGtcgttccacatttcaatGCGGAATCTCATTTCTGATTGCTTCGTCACCTTGTTGAATTTACTAACGGCACTTTTGTGGTCCAGTAGCGCAATGGGAgagtagaaatattttttgtcgcCGGCAGTTGTCGTTATCTTGTGATTATTAGCATGTTCGTAAATTTCAATGAGGAAATTGCCATATTCCATGGAACTTAACGTATCCGGTGAGATTTGCAGTTTCGCCCAAGAAGAAGCACCCAAGTTTTCTGATTGGCAATTACAGCGAACGGCAAAAGCCCAAAAGATGATGAGGATCCATCTAATCGGAAACATGgccattttcattcaaaacgtGTTTAGTGAGtttggagggaggggggattgagctgtttttttttaagtatttgtcgagccaatttttaaaaaaattaaatgaagtGTACAGTACGAAAAGGTTTAACTTATCTATAGATCAACTGTCAACagatgttgaaaatatacGGAGACTAGCTTCAGTTTTGTTGACACGACTGTTGGCGAATATTTCAAACTGAACGGAAACTCACCACTTACTACGCATttataaagaaagaatgaagGCACCCTCCAAAGTCTCGCCAGTGCACATGCAAGTCTGCAAGTTCGCGCGGTGAAAGTCCAGCATCTAGTGGACGATAAAACATAAGTTTCATTTGATATTCCTGGTAATGATACAAGCAACGTTCtgaaaacaagtttttgatACTTTCAAACGATAGCctgataaagaaaataaaccaatCGGATGTATAACCAAAAGGTTATACATATCAAACACTATCGTTTCGTCAGCATTGAGCACACATAAATATAAGTCAATCGTTGACTACATGCCACATGCCCTTCCCTGTTGATCCTAATTTTGAAAGAGAGTGTTTGAACAATCAAATTCTATTctatgtatttttctttttttattcgtgaaCCAACTCGTTTTACGTCAtcgattttaattgaaaaggcTACAGCAGACCTGGAGACCCGCAAACAAATGctaagcagaaaaaaaattcagagcAGCGAACAATAACATTAAAGAATTCTCCTATTGGTCCAACATAATACAAAATCTTTCTAAAACAGTAtgggaataaaataaacaggTGGCATTAATGGCTGTAAACTCAAACATGCACGATCACTTTAAGGTTATTGGGTACGTGACGggaattaataaaaatctaTCAGTAGCCACTCACGTCATCAAATTTTCTAAAGTAAACTCGGTTGAGTGGTTTGAATGCTAGATTTTAATCACGGTTTACGCAATTAGACGTCATCGTAG
This DNA window, taken from Daphnia pulex isolate KAP4 chromosome 2, ASM2113471v1, encodes the following:
- the LOC124207503 gene encoding extensin-2-like, whose protein sequence is MDEKLQCTVTECILRRIISTQSVDCDFVMSPFAVSLKAGSITGVPMSPGYGGYQSTTPPPCYTTTTFARTSYYTEAHYYYTTKAPEYYTEADAAPSYNIKRTTPKLPSTKTTKSPEYYTYVAPACCTEAPKYYLVPSYYTEAPTYYTTKAAEYYTEPPKYYTNKAPTTTCASPNLYTEAPKYYSALSYTTTTEAAKYYAAPTYYTAAAPSYYVESEYYT